A window from Bombus fervidus isolate BK054 chromosome 12, iyBomFerv1, whole genome shotgun sequence encodes these proteins:
- the Atpcl gene encoding ATP-citrate synthase translates to MSAKAIREATGKDLINRKLPSGTNAVKCRFVTITENTNWTDIVNEHPWVQTEKLVVKPDQLIKRRGKLGLIKVNADLAAVKQWIAERMNKDQQVGNTTGKLRTFIIEPFVPHKQEEEAYVCIYSHRNADTILFHHEGGVDIGDVDAKALKLDVPVGEEAPDRSTIINKLLIHVADDKKEVIGKFVESLYKLYVNLYFTYLEINPLVVTKNGIYILDLAAKLDTTADFICRPDWGDIDYPPPFGRDAYPEEAYIADLDSKSGASLKLTILNPAGRIWTMVAGGGASVIYSDTICDLGAANELANYGEYSGAPSEQQTYEYAKTILSLMTKEKRQEGKVLIIGGGIANFTNVAATFKGIVKALQEYQPKLVDHNVKIFVRRAGPNYQEGLRIIREVGKRLGIPVYVFGPETHMTAICAMALGKKPIPDPEAQEFSTANFLLPSGQDVGPSAPSASASSSPTKQSKLKASDTVDGSSHKQLFSCKTRSIIWGMQNRAVQSMLDFDFVCRRSEPSVAAIVYPFTGDHKQKFYWGHKEVLIPVYKQMKDAMTKHTDADVMVTFASLRSAYESAVETMEFPQIRTIAIIAEGIPENMTRKLILMAQHKGVTIIGPATVGGLKPGCFKIGNTGGMMDNILHSKLYRPGSVAYVSRSGGMSNELNNIISKASNGVLEGVAIGGDRYPGTTFMDHIIRYQENPEVKLIVLLGEVGGVEEYEVCQALKTKRITKPLIAWCIGTCASMFNSEVQFGHAGSIAHSNLETASAKNAALKEAGAFVPDSFDSLGDLMQTVYNNLVKEGVIVPAPEVPPPTVPMDYSWARELGLIRKPASFMTSICDERGQELLYAGMPVTEVLKQNVGIGGVVSLLWFQRCLAPMYCKFLEMSLMLTADHGPAVSGAHNTIVCARAGKDLVSSLVSGLLTIGDRFGGALDGAARMFSEAYDAGLHPQEFVNNTRKKGKLIMGIGHRIKSINNPDMRVKLIKEYVMEHFPARPLVEYALEVEKITTSKKPNLILNVDGIIACAFVDMLRNSGSFTREESQEYIEIGAINSLFVLGRSIGFIGHYMDQKRLKQGLYRHPWDDISYVLPEQYN, encoded by the exons ATGTCAGCAAAAGCAATTCGTGAAGCAACTGGAAAAGATCTCATTAATCGCAAACTTCCTTCTGGCACAAATGCAGTGAAATGTCGGTTTGTGACCATTACAGAAAACACAAATTGGACAGACATTGTGAATGAGCATCCATGGGTCCAAACTGAAAAATTAGTGGTAAAACCAGATCAATTGATCAAACGGCGAGGAAAGCTTGGCCTAATTAAAGTGAATGCTGATTTGGCTGCGGTAAAACAATGGATTGCAGAAAGAATGAACAAAGATCAACAAGTGGGGAATACAACTGGAAAACTGAGAACATTCATCATCGAGCCTTTTGTTCCTCACAAACAA GAAGAAGAAGCCTATGTTTGTATCTATTCTCACAGAAATGCTGATACCATTTTATTCCATCATGAAGGTGGTGTTGACATTGGAGATGTTGATGCAAAGGCCTTGAAATTAGATGTACCTGTTGGAGAAGAAGCACCAGATCGGTCTACtataatcaataaattattaatacacgTAGCAGATGACAAAAAAGA agTGATTGGCAAATTTGTAGAATCTCTATATAAGCTTTATGTTAACTTATATTTCACTTACTTAGAGATAAACCCATTGGTGGTAAcaaaaaatggaatttataTACTTGATCTCGCTGCAAAGTTGGACACAACCGCGGACTTCATCTGCAGACCTGACTGGGGAGATATTGATTATCCACCACCATTTGGAAGGGATGCTTATCCAGAAGAGGCCTACATCGCCGATTTAGATTCTAAATCTGGAGCTAGCTTGAAATTGACTATTCTTAATCCAGCTGGTCGGATATGGACAATGGTTGCTGGCGGTG GAGCATCCGTGATATACTCGGACACTATTTGCGATTTGGGAGCCGCGAATGAATTAGCTAATTATGGAGAATATTCTGGTGCACCTAGCGAACAACAAACTTACGAGTACGCAAAAACCATTCTGAGCTTGATGACAAAAGAAAAACGGCAAGAGGGGAAAGTATTGATCATTGGTGGAGGTATCGCTAATTTTACAAATGTGGCTGCCACTTTCAAAGGTATTGTAAAAGCACTACAAGAGTACCAGCCTAAACTCGTAGAtcataacgtaaaaatattcgtaagaAGAGCGGGGCCTAATTATCAAGAAGGTCTAAG AATTATACGTGAAGTTGGTAAAAGACTCGGTATTCCCGTTTATGTATTCGGTCCAGAAACTCACATGACAGCTATATGTGCGATGGCCTTAGGCAAAAAGCCAATTCCAGATCCTGAAGCGCAAGAATTTTCAACTGCAAATTTTTTGCTACCCTCGGGACAAGATGTAGGTCCTTCAGCTCCCTCTGCTAGTGCTTCCTCTTCACCCACTAAACAGTCCAAACTAAAAGCAAGCGACACTGTTGACGGATCATCACACAAACAGCTCTTTAGTTGTAAAACCAGATCCATTATCTGGGGAATGCAAAATAGAGCTGTTCAAAGTATGTTAGACTTTGACTTCGTTTGTCGTAGATCCGAACCATCTGTAGCTGCCATTGTATATCCTTTCACGGGTGAccacaaacaaaaattttactgGGGTCACAAAGAG GTACTCATTCCTGTCTATAAACAAATGAAAGACGCTATGACTAAACACACAGATGCTGACGTTATGGTCACGTTTGCATCCTTAAGATCCGCATACGAAAGCGCTGTGGAAACCATGGAATTCCCTCAAATTCGAACAATTGCTATTATTGCTGAGGGAATACCTGAGAATATGACGAGAAAGTTAATTTTAATGGCGCAACATAAAGGCGTTACTATCATCGGTCCAGCCACTGTTGGAGGTCTCAAACCTGGTTGTTTCAAAATTGGTAATACCGGTGGAATGATGGACAATATTCTTCATAGTAAACTTTACAGGCCTGGCAG tGTTGCATATGTCTCTCGTTCCGGAGGCATGTCTAACgaactaaataatataatttccaaAGCTTCTAATGGAGTATTGGAAGGTGTCGCAATTGGTGGAGATCGTTATCCAGGAACAACATTTATGgatcacattatacgttatcaagaAAATCCGGAAGTGAAACTTATAGTACTTCTTGGTGAAGTCGGTGGTGTGGAAGAGTATGAAGTATGTCAAGCACTGAAAACAAAGAGAATTACAAAGCCATTGATCGCTTGGTGCATTGGTACCTGTGCCAGCATGTTCAATTCTGAAGTGCAGTTTGGTCATGCTGGATCTATTGCTCATAGCAATTTAGAAACAGCTTCTGCCAAAAATGCTGCATTAAAAGAAGCTGGTGCTTTTGTTCCTGACAGTTTTGATAGCTTAGGTGACTTAATGCAGACTGTTTACAATAATCTTGTGAAAGAGGGAGTGATAGTACCTGCACCGGAAGTTCCTCCTCCCACTGTTCCTATGGATTACAGTTGGGCTAGG gAACTCGGTCTGATACGAAAACCAGCTTCATTCATGACTTCGATATGTGATGAACGTGGCCAAGAATTATTATATGCTGGAATGCCTGTAACAGAAGTTCTTAAACAGAATGTAGGAATTGGTGGTGTAGTTTCATTATTGTGGTTCCAACGGTGCTTGGCGCCAATGTATTGTAAATTTCTTGAAATGTCTTTAATGTTAACAGCTGATCACGGGCCTGCCGTGTCAGGGGCACATAACACTATTGTTTGTGCAAGAGCTGGTAAAGATTTAGTTAGCTCTTTAGTATCTGGTCTTTTGACTATC GGTGATCGTTTCGGTGGTGCATTGGATGGTGCGGCTCGTATGTTCTCTGAAGCATATGATGCTGGATTACATCCACAAGAGTTTGTAAATAATACACGTAAGAAGGGCAAACTCATAATGGGTATTGGTCATCGTATAAAGTCTATAAATAATCCAGACATGCGGGTAAAACTCATTAAAGAATATGTAATGGAGCATTTCCCTGCCAGACCGTTGGTAGAATATGCACTGGAAGTTGAAAAAATAACCACGAGTAAGAAGCCTAATTTAATCTTGAATGTGGATGGTATAATTGCTTGTGCTTTTGTTGATATGTTGAGGAACAGTGGAAGCTTCACAAGAGAAGAATCACAAGAATATATCGAAATTGGTGCTATAAATAGCTTATTTGTTCTTGGTAGAAGTATAGGTTTTATTG GCCATTACATGGATCAAAAAAGGTTGAAACAAGGTTTATACCGACATCCTTGGGATGATATTTCTTATGTATTGCCAGAACAATATAATTGA